The genomic stretch ACAAAAAACAACGTAAGTTTCTAAACAATTTATATCCAATAATTGTAAATGTACTTTTGGTTTAATTAAATGATCTTTCTTAAAGTATTAAAAGCACATTCTTGTTTATAAGTTACCTATCCTCAATATATTCTAACTTTTGTAGATGGATGGACTTTGAATATTGAGAATCAAATATCTTTGCACTTTGGTTTCATCCAAGTGCAACATTGTTTGTGATGATGTTTTAACAAAGGTGAAGCAGTATCAAGAGAAGCCCTTCCCAAAGAAACCGGATTCGTCTGATGAAGAATTCTACGAGGGTGATGAGACTGTTGGGGATGAGAAGATAGGAGAGGAGGTAGttggaaagaaagagaagagTACCGATGATATTGGTGTCCCTGACAATAATGAGACTGTTAGGGTTAAGAAGAGAACAATGGAGGTAGGTTGTACAAAAGGGAATATACCAGATGTTAATGATGCTTGTGAGAACAATGACAACATGACATATGTGAGTAATACAAACGACATAGCTAGGATAAAAGACAAGAGTACAAATGAGCATAATCTGCTTGACAGTGCTGACACTACCAAGGGCAAAGTCATCAACAATGAAAATGTTCATGAACATGAAACAAGTCAACCAGATTCTTTGAGCATCCTTGCAAATCGTAATTTACTAAGCACAGATACATGCATTATTACTCCTCTTACGGactttcagaattgcattgctgattatgtgtcgtacagtagaggaaaacataccgatTTATGGactttcagaattgcattgctaatttaaatattgtacattagtatatatatatataatatattaaatattatatacatatatatatatatatatatatatatatatatatatatatatatatatatatatatatatctactaatgtacaatatttaaatttaaaatgttcCGTATCCTGTTTTGAGTTAACACTGGTAGTCCTGAACCAGGGAACTTCTTGTGCATGTGGGTGACATTTCTATTCGGCGTATTGAAATGGCAACGCTACGACAATCTAAGTATTTAACGAGTGATGTGATCGATTGTTGGGCAAAACTTTTGAATGCCAAGGAATCTAGAAGAAACTCTTTAGAGCCATATCGATTTTTTTTCACCACAGCTGTGTGTGTaagtcaaatatttatataaacttatttcaacaagtaaattttgtaatgttTTTTCCCTTGATTAACATCAGAAACTTTACTTGTCTTGCATACAGATGATGCTTCAAGGAGAACTGGACACTGTAGAAAATTTTATGGtgattaaggatataatgaaagAAGAGTTTACCCACTTCTCGGTTAACCCAGATAGAAGTGAATTGGTTAGCATCGACAATATACACTCTTTctgcatgttatatttaatttatttattgccTAATTAAATCTTTTAAAATCTACAGTTCTTCTTCCCAGTTATATATAAAAGGCATTACCATTTACTAGTCATTGACAACAACAAGTATAAGTTCATCATCATTGATAATGTGCATCGTGACGGAAAACCAGAAGAATTTTTCCACGATAGACCACTGTCTTTTGTAAGATTTTATGCTCTCTTTTGCTTAACAGCACTACATGCTGTTTCTATTCATTATTGTGAATGTACAATGACTTTACATAGAGTGTACCTTCTCCAAAAATATGGTCTGtattaattttcttatttttgtgatattgtaGCTCATAATTATTAGTGTCCTAATGTTTTTCCCCCTTCTCCGCCAGCGTAATGTTCTAGCAGAATACTTGAAAGACATCGGTGTTTCAAAGGTAAAAGTTGATCGCATAAAATAACTACAGCCTATTCTTGCAAAGATGAAGTGGAGGAACAACACTAATAAGACTGATTGTGGTGTTTACGTTAtgagacatatggagacatttaagggtaatctaaattggacatgtgggcttaaaaaaggcgatgtgagtttcagaaataatacaattatttttaatacataattcagTACACATTTGTACATGTTCTAACCCCTTGTTTTCTTTACTTTCCTAGGATGCTCCCCTACTGATTATGCGGAAGAAATACATTTCAGATATGATTTCAACAGAAGGCAATGTATGTTTTGATGCTGtactaaagaaggcaatggatttccgttcaaacccactgccatgggaagaatacgacgatgaagatgaggaagatgctGAATTCAAGCCGTAAAAAATTTTTTAGTTTCGTTTGTGACATGTGTGTGAGTAATGTAACATATATTGAGGAAGCTACGAGTCGAACAACCAGAAGTTTGAAAAAATTTTAATTCAAGAGAGTGTTATATTCCGGAAACAAatttcaataaagtttattatgttcttgcagaacaacaataatgtttattgtgcaaaacgccttaaaattattgtactctgggaaaacaattccaatcaagttgatgatgtccttgcagaacaacaataatgatcctttaatacaaatgtaatatactttggctataagagtaatgtactttggtagtgaaatcgaattgtacatataagcctttaagaatgttccttgcagaacaacaataatgatcttttaatacaaatgtaatatactttggctataagagtaatgtattttggcagtaaaatcgaattgtacatacaagcctttaagaatgttccttgcagaacaacaataatgatcctttaatacaaatgtaatatactttgcctataagagtaatgtactttggcagtaaaatcgaattgtacatacaagcctttaagaatgttctcgtaatgtatattatggatgtctatccttgaatcaaaaatttgcacctttctcttcgttatcagattcatcttcttcatcgtcgtcctccacatcatcagattcatctccttcatcgtcgtcatcttcatggtggtatttggtgaatatgcaatagaatgtaaattaaatattagattttataaggagaaaatggccaaaatgaacaactaaattGATATACATTCAATGATAACCAAATATACATTGCTGAAATTCTCACCTGTGCCTTCAGAACAACCATAATGTTCATTGCACAAAGAGCTTATGTGCCTCCATATAAGAGTCATGATTTTGGAAAGTAAACATTATGCGCTAtactttaatttaataattatttaacattaatgtaatatgctttaacaagaaaccaaattatacatacctgtcagatggtttgtttttttgcaagtcctagagttgtgtccttggcggccatatgttttgcagtacctcttctcttttcctctcttctttagggcctttaacatttgtgattcaattctcttgcccttggtcctacccttgtttttagattttttaggaacatgaatcaccaacttctgaggtattttgcagcccacgtacttttctatttctttcatcttgtctttcttctttgctGGAACACTTCTGTTACTAATCATATCCAATCTAATATCTCTCAGTTTTTCAATCAAATTCTTCATGTCGTTATCATCACACCCAGCTACGTTGACACAAGAATAAACCTCTTGCCACAGCTCAGTACTCAAATTTTTCCGGTCAGAAAAATTTGAGAGACATCTATCAGTTTGCCATCTTTATCAAAAACAGGCTTACTCATTGAAGCTTTTGTCCATCTTTGCATTATGTACTGTTCTGGTATTTTCTGAAAATCTTGGTTGTGTAGAATCCAAAGGCAGTGCCTGCACAACAAGCCCATTCTCTGAAACATAGAACAGGAACAAGTAATCTCCATGTTATCTGGTGAATATGCTACGTTCCATGACTTATTCGGCATCTTCAAGTCTgttagaatatatatttttgtctcatcaatcttctccACATCTTTAAAATGACAATCAGACAAAGCTGCAACCAATTCTGTTTAGAAGTCTTTAAAAATGTTGTGCGAGTATATTTCAGAAGCATGGACTTCAAGGTTTGACTTTGTTTTCCGTGGGATTTCAGAGTGTTTGTTGTCACTGTTCAACTTGGACTGCTTGTGTCTTTGTGCTTCCAAGGCACTCTCATTGCACACCCAAAACTCAACAAGGGTCAAATGAGGTGTGAGGAACCTGTCAAAGAAACTGTTTTCACTCTCAGAGCTAGAAGTAACTCTCATCAAGCCAGACATTGAAACATCTTTAAAATAGGCAGGGATCCACTGTTCCCTGAGATCGTACAAATCTGAAAACCACTCGTGTTCTACAAGTTGATAATCAGTCAATATCTTCCCCCATTGTTCTTCGAATTCATCAGGCTCAAgttggttgttccaaacacacctaTTGAGCAACCTATTGAGCCTGGTCTTAAAATCCTCATCTTGAAATAGTTGATAAGTGACTTTTTCTCTTAGTTTCTTCATTATGTGCCACATGCACAGTCTGTGTGTTGACTCCTTAAACACTTCCGGGACTACCGACTTCATTGATTTGTCCTTATCAGTAATTATAATTCTCGGCTGGCACCCGCCCATTGCTTCCAAAAATGTCTTGTACAGCCATGTGTAACACTCAATACTTTCATCACCTATCAACCCAGCTCGAAAGGTTATGCACCTTTTGTGGTGATCAACTCCTGTGAAAGGCACAAACACCATATCACACTTGTTTATTCCATATGTAGCATCTGCTGATAACACCTCACCGAACAGCATGTAGTACTTTATGTAGATCGGATCTGCCCAAAACACTCCAGCCAGGCACTTGTTTTCATCTActataaaatcaaagtaaaatgaactGCATGTGTCTTTTTTCCCAATAAGATTCTCAACAAACATTTGCGCATCAAAATTACCAATGTAGGTTTTTATATCCCTGACAAAGTTTTTGAAATCAACCTCAGTAGCACCAATGTTGTCGTAACCTCCACACAGCTCCTTCCAACCTCTATAGGCTTTCACACCACCTAGTTTTAGCACCTTTACCTTTGTGACAAATTGTTTATGTACCTCTGTCATTTTTCGGTTTCCTTTCAAGAATATTGTAGATTCAGGCGAAGCAAGTGGATGGTTATGGGCTTCATCGAATCTGGTAACAATATAAGTTCCATTTTCTTGGTATTTGAACTGCACTAATGCACGACAGTCAATTCTTGTAATCGGCCTCACACGTCTTATGTCTGTCACATCAGATTGTGCATCATTGTAGCAATATCAGTATCAGTATCAGTCCTCTTCCTTTTCCTACTTTCCTTTACACCTTGCCTATTGCAGACAACattccttaatgcaaaactgtttggtAACTCATTGCCTTTAGTCCTTTTTGTTGTTGCAAGTCTTGGCGTAAACCCACAGATTGTACAATATTCTTTGTAGAATAACTCTGCTGATTCCAGTGTTTCGAATACTTGTCCTACTTTAGGTTTCTTTTCCTCTGGACAGAATGGAATGTACTGGAGTGCATTTAATGTTTCAATTCTTGTTCTTGGTGTTTTAAAGCTATTATTTGTAGAAGAAGacgtagttgcatcacttgtactCATTGTCTGCTTCAACAATAGTTAAGTAAgtaagtatattgaatattattgcatCAATAATGCAGTAATCCAATTCTAATATGCTCTATAAATATTGGTAATTTATTTcgtacaaataaaggttcatatataatgtattcctgccaatgtccattatcatgcctttaaaggaacatttattttactggtaatgttcataggaaatattgttgtccattttgatatagcatatataaaatgtattgaatAGTAATGAtagtaaacaaacaaataaacataatactatttcattaatattagaaaaatatttacaaaagccatttaaggctttcaaaagcataaagcctactaaggcttatactgaaaaaaaaaacacaagataatacaaaataacaataaactagaaaactaacttaatatatttctaaactaatctaacagtcggagtcataataaccctcatcaccagactgctcctcaatttcatattcttctcTGTATCTTTCATATTGTCGTGCTTGTTGTTTATGATGTATAATTATTTCTTCACGACTAGACATAGTCGTGCAAAGGCAGAATCTTTCAAGGAGCCGATTATTCTTTGTGACAGTGattattccattttcatttccccGAACCGCGTTTCGGTAATAATCCCTAGCAATTACCCTTGGCTCAGTCCCTATAAGGAACCACCTTGACCAGGCCTTGCACACCTCGAccatgtttttcttttcttccctccCAAGTCGCTAAAAAAAAATCCGGAGGAATGCCTGAGTAGTAAGGAAAGGATGTAAAGGACGACTGTGTgatggtacatccatctccacaggaatctcttctccatcaaaccagtttgaagaaaactggCTTACTTTCCATTGCCAATAATTATCCACGAAATTTTGTCTGTAAGCTTCATTCTTGTAGTGGACTATTGTGCACTTTGAGTaagacattgtttttttttttttttttttttttttttttttttttaagaaaattaagtAGTTTTCTGAATAGATTAAAAGTTTTGGTTATTGggaaaggttttagaaatgaaGGTAGGATGGAAAAGTGGTTGTGTACTCTTGGGTTTTTATAGTGGATTAATTGAGTATAAGAGATTAAATTTTgtgaacagttgtgtcttttcaactgccacaaacataatcatggtaattaataaattgggCAAAGTTATCTATGTTACTTAAATCTCTTGTATAAAACAGTATATGCACATTATGAAAATACGTAATGGACATCTGAATTAAactgaaagcacatttattttccaaataatgttccatgttcttttttaaataatttaatgtacctttaaatataatataatgtacatttccaaacagtgcttaatgatattttagttacacgtaattatcagaaaatgcaaattatgaatatagatagtggataatttatttgatggaacatgttttttttataattaatataatgtacatttagaagtaatattcaaattaatgtgaatagttgtgtcttttcaccacataagcaagttacaaaccgtcatttgacttattgtgacttattgtgaacAGTTGTAAGACCACTTGCAAAAGGTAATAATTACTTGCACATCCTTATTATATATAATGCACATTTCACTAAGACTGATTGGACATTTCCTTATGAAACGTGTACAGTACAACACAACACATTATTTTTACATGCAAAATTACTTTTCAGTTACTTCAAATTGCACACTTTTTCATTCTCATTATTTTTACATTTTTTCTCACCACAAAGTACATTTGCATTTATCATCCTcctaaaatcaaacaaacaaactataaaccctaatttaacacttttcattataaaattaatgATTTTGTGGTTCTGGACATTAAATCTAGTTAACTAAATTTAATCAAATCCGAAATTAAGTTgaatttgattaaattcaactttaacatcatcataaaatcaattcaacaacgattcagaaAGGAATTAAATAACATTGAATGAACATACCTCAATATTGACTGTAGAAAACAATAATTCCAGATGAATGACGAAATCAATTTCGATTTTCCTTACAAAGTTTTGATCTTGAAATATAACTGAATAGCTGatgaatgcaaaagtttgaacaaattgGCTGTGATTTGCGCTTCGAACACAGCAATTGATGATGAATAACCGATTTTAGATCACTAAATTTGATGTCGAAAAACAAAAATTTATAAATAAAGGAAGCATTAATTATGAAATCGATTGATTTTGTTTCgtgtggtttgattttgttaCATAGGCTTGATATTGCTCACATGTACAGTCTTATTTTTTGTTTTCTGCGAAACTATAAAAGAAGCGCGCGTCTAATCTCAGCCGTCAGATAATTTGATGGACGGTTGAGAgctgttctcacggttctcacgataagcctcgttctcaccggatctctacccttcttcttcttcttcttcttcttcttcttcttattattattattattattattattattattattattattattattattattattattattattattattattattattattattattattattattattattattattattattattattattattattattattattattattattattattattattattattattattattattattattattattattattattattattattattattattattattattattattattattattattattattattattattattattattattattattattattattattattattattattattattattattattattattattattattattattattattattattattattattattattcttcttcttcttcttcttcttcttcttcttcttcttcttcttcttcttcttcttcttcttcttcttcttcttcttattattattattattattattattattattattattattattattattattattattattattattattattattattattattattattattattattattattattattattattattataaaagaaaaataaatgtttacatgaaattggtggggagccgagatacaatctgggctcccacacccttagcaatagcaaagctaagtctagtaaaaatgtaagcggccacccgagcccccgcatcctaaGATACCgtgaatttctggatccgcttgagcaaggcaacaacatccgaacccagctccccaagtgaagagaaagagaaaggaaggaaaccataacccgccaccgcgcacaaatccccatacttaggcACACTTTCGTTGAGCaaagatcggcgacaacccgCCAGCACAAAATCCGCCATCCCGGGgtcgagtcaaaggagaagaacctgtcaagtcaacgcacacatcacgccctctgttccaagaataaagcaataaatccgcaggacgaagagagccaccatgtccatcaaccaaaccgatatcaacctcctttcccgcagtaataccagatctatagcagatgtcgaaaagagtgtcccggacaaggttatgccaatgtttaacgcccacagtaccagtacaagaaacaacgtggtccccaaaaatatcctcagcaaaaacccgagagtaagccggacagggcctagataccgtgaataacggaacacccagacgataccccagcacacaacggtaagtcctcccgttcatagtctgacctaaccccgagataggaaccgcacacaaccaatcagaggagtgagaaccctactgagactgccataaagcaatcTGGCGTGgggtcaaagagaaaacagactctgaggcagcagcaaccgtcgcgaaataaatatctgccaatttcttcataagtttgggggcagcaatttcactagggttacctaaaacACCAGATCCTGTAGTCACAAAGAAACACTGCGCGAcatcatcaaaagcggggccAGGCGGCTACAATAccggaagggccgaggagcttaacTCGCAAAACCAAATAGACCGCAAGCgagacgcaataaaagcataaaataaaacatctcccgctgcatagacaccaagaccaccaagctgaaaagggaatgtagcaaggcgccaccgccAATCCCAAAACCCGCCCTgacgacgcggtgacaatacgttccaagctagaacgcagagcggcatcaaaaggaagatggacagacccaaaaacactagggaagcaagtacgaagtgagaagtaaagcttggaaataccagtacaagctcgaagaagaagtaactcacattgcgggtcctcaatcctcgcaaccaaatccattagctcaatggtcttggttactctcgtcgccacaatctcactgctaaaaacAGAACAAGCattgacaggtccacccaaaacagtAACACCACGcgatggccgagaaatagaaggggggaaaaccccaggaagacgactccgaggatcctcaacaggccaaaagacctccgtcttggagacattaagatgcaatccaaaaagagggccatccaccataatcaaatccaagaccttccccacctccacagtatcacccacgatggtgccattatctaagtaccacgcctgcaaagtgaggtcaaaagtgtcccggatcttgcaaactaacggatgcaaaaccaaagcgaaaagcaaagggcccaaaggatcaccctgctgaacaccctgacaagaccacaagcagtgctccccataaaaaaggcgggtcgggctagaataacaaaactccacccaacgggagagagccgggcaacgacggcggacctcctgaagcatggtcgaacgatcaacaaggttgaaggcattctggaaatcaaccagcaacatagaaagccccacctgagccccccgatcctcaatgagccggttcaaggcatgcaagatagcctctcctccaccggacacacccaccccgaactgaagcccatcaaaataagaagataaagacggaccaaccatagaagcaccaaccttagagacaagccgtctctaGACCGTACCAAtagcaataggacgaacccccccacccggtttaacgagtggcgtgagaggggcgctggcaatgtactcaacgagaggaagaggacaccggccctcaagaaaaagattaaccaccctagtaatagaagtgatcaaatcctcGGAGATAGCCACatcagcgccactcaaacaatacataaggtgttgggcacgaaaaccatccctcccacaggaagtaccacgagggaagctccaaatcatatccaagaccacagccgaagaagcgaccataggatgatgatccccagacagaggaggcaatgaaggaggcggggcaacaggatgcttctcacgcagggccacgagagtggcatcggagtagggggcgaccccagaggaagaaagcacccgtcaAAGCGATAATGGCCAtcgaaatcttccgccgacattggcgaaggataagctcactcaaatccagatcctcatccacataaaatgaagaaggaccctcatcaaaacactcctgtaacaactgcaaaccccccacccccccccccaggtgccccccaagcaaggaagccctggcaatactctcctcctgatgctgacgccgaatagcagtccgacactcatgattattccgaggagcgaaagtcttgagcaaacaaagtggtagaacaagcaaacgaacccagcgggagagatcactaggggcatcaaacaccgcatccaaggcccctttcaaagcccgagcaaacccaagacgacacttaggaggaatagatttcacggtgcgaaggcctaaaGACAATAAACGATCCAAATAAGATATAGACCACTTTCGAACAAGCTCTACACTATcgtcagaagaaaccgaagtagaaggagccaaaggtctcggaataccatgaatatggaaggtgtaaaggccatcaacacactccggatgcatcacaaaatcaccccgactatgccgacatcttgctctaatagtacgggtcataaaacacacccccacacaaccagagccccatccgactcaaagaactctcggcattggaataaacagtcaaactatcagtaagattctgacgcgtaaggtccaacgcaccgCCATGACAATCTCGGAcctgtaaatgtttctgccaagctgcctttgtaaggcccttaccgaaaccatcccgacacccatgaagacccgaaaaaggacaatggtaacgcacaagctcgggcatgaaggaaGAATAAGCCCCACACCCAACCTGCACAAAAAACAATATAGCCACCAAAACAAACACCCGCACGAAAACCACCACACAGGCAAACGCTTGGGCAAAGAGAGGCAAGACCCACTCCTGGTCGAGTTAAACACCAACACACCACCCCCTTCGGTGATGGTCAACGATCAACACAAACGACCCTAGTATCCACACGGCCCTAGCACACCGCAACACCCACTATAAACCACAACCACATCCAGGCAGCGGCAACATAAAGTGGCCGGAAACGGAACCAGCAAACACCACGGTCAAAACCAGCAGCAACCACGTTGAAGAAACGCAGCAGAAAACCGAACCCGAAAAAAAACACACAAGAAACAAAGAAAGACGCAACAGACAGGGAACTCACCGGAGGGAATCAGTGGGTTGGGCCATCAGCCACCACAACCTTGACGGGCGATTTGAGGTCTAAAAGCCAAagggtggtggtgttggtgttcACCGACCGCAAGGAGGCGGCAGTGACCCTCTAATACAGCCGCAACACAAAAACCCTACAGCAGCAGCACTACCGCACAAACAGCCACCAACAATCAcccctgaccggcgacgtgaggtctaaaaGTTGATGTGGGTGGTGGTTGGCCGTCAATGGTGGCTGCAAGACCGCAAAAACCGATGCCCTAACAGAAACAATTTGAAAACCGCACGCAACTCCCCAGCGAAAAGAACCCGACCCAACACTGAACGACCCAACACTGAACGACCGTCAACAATAAGGAAGGCGTGATCGGCGGTGAAGGGGCGGCGAGGATGGCGGCAGACGGCAGGGATGGCGACGGGTAACACGAGGATGGCGGACGGGTAGGCGAGGATGGCGGCGATCGTCGTAGTGCAAATCGCACGTTCACCCTCTCCTCTCTcctcacaattattattattattattattattattattattattattattattattattattattattattattatttttttttttttttttttttttttttgcattaaacTCATTTTATTCATCCAATTGGGAAGGAAAATGAGAAGGGATCTTACAAAAACCCAACGACCATCATGAACTTACAAAATTACCAATACAAAAGGAAAACAAAAGTAAGCCATCCAAAATcgggtattattattatttattattggatTATTCGGGCGAGGAGACCGCCCACCGAAGATACGACTATTCCTCTCATTCCAAATAACATATGCCCGCCACACAACTATTTGTTCCTCCATTTATTTTTAGTACCTTTGTAAAGGTTCCTTAACATCCATATTAAAATTaaaaacattattattattattattattattattgcgaGGCAACAACGATTATTATTtgtcgattattattattattattgtttattattattagaacCTATTATTAATTTTCCGTTTTTAACGCAGAATCCAGCATCCTTTGTGCATTTGTGCACCGAACCCGCGGCTTATTGGtttttgattttaatgatgtcCCGACTTTATTATTCATTGGTTGCGCCTCCCAAATtattatggtttttgattttattattattattattattattattattattattattattattattattattattattattattattattattattattattattattattattattattattattattattattattattattattattattattattattattatta from Silene latifolia isolate original U9 population chromosome 5, ASM4854445v1, whole genome shotgun sequence encodes the following:
- the LOC141655436 gene encoding protein FAR1-RELATED SEQUENCE 5-like: MTEVHKQFVTKVKVLKLGGVKAYRGWKELCGGYDNIGATEVDFKNFVRDIKTYIGNFDAQMFVENLIGKKDTCSSFYFDFIVDENKCLAGVFWADPIYIKYYMLFGEVLSADATYGINKCDMVFVPFTGVDHHKRCITFRAGLIGDESIECYTWLYKTFLEAMGGCQPRIIITDKDKSMKSVVPEVFKESTHRLCMWHIMKKLREKVTYQLFQDEDFKTRLNRLLNRCVWNNQLEPDEFEEQWGKILTDYQLVEHEWFSDLYDLREQWIPAYFKDVSMSGLMRVTSSSESENSFFDRFLTPHLTLVEFWVCNESALEAQRHKQSKLNSDNKHSEIPRKTKSNLEVHASEIYSHNIFKDF